The DNA region tcccactggctgcaacacaactCCAGAGCATGATccacccacccccatgtttaacagttggataGGTGTTCTTTTCTGCGGGTCTGCAGGAAAAAAAGTCagaagacattttcacaataaataatatattaatagtaaAAACACACGTTGGTATATGTTATGATAATGTGTTTGATTGCCAGGAGAAGACGCTGTTGATTGGGCGGCCGAAATGACTGAGGTTTGGTGGCGTGAGTGACCGTAAGCATGGGTAAACTCCAGAGCAAGTTCCGGCGCCGCTCTGACCTCTACAAGTGAGATAATACAAtcacctctctctcacactcacaatATAACAAACATATCAGAATAATACGATACCATCGCTTGGCTacccaatcagctgttccctaaGTCATTAACCCCTCCTTCTGAATGATTCTGTGGCCCAGAGTGCAGTTAGCTAACCACACTGaactgtgtttgtgtaaaaaaaaacatcagaaagtTCTTTATTTTGTCTGTAAAGTGTTTTGTTTGAAAATATGCTGTATAAATAACTTTTTCAATGATTCCTGTTTAGGGCCAAGGAGGGGGCGGAGTCTGCACCTGTACCACAGGTAGTGCAGTTTGAACCCGCCCACTCTGATGCTGTTAACTGTGTGACCTGCCTGACCTCTGACCTGTGTGTGTCAGGTGGGATTGATCAGGTGAGTGGGAAAGGGATCAGGTGTGATGTAGGTGAGAGAGTGGGTGGGGTCTCAATGAGAACACTTTAATGAGAGAGGGGGTGGAGTCTTAATTATTAAAGAGCTTTTGAGGCAGGAAGTTTGTATATATGGGATGTAAGGGGGTATATTAAGTTGTCTATGGGTTTTGAAGTGTGCAATCATATGTGATATGTGATATAATATctgatataaatatgtatatatgtgttttgCGCAGGCTGTGGTTGTGTATGATTGGAGAGCTGGGAAGCCCTGCAGATCTTTCCATGGCCACAACAAGGAGGTCACCAAGGTATTCATTAATCATAAATCATCAACTGTTACTATGTCTTAAGTGGACATTTCACAATAATacttatcatacaatatttatttacacaactTTAACTATTTTTGTTGACCTCAACTTAGTGAAAAAAGCACATTAACGCGAGCATTGTTTAAAAAtactagttttattttatttaatgttttatttagaattaaaacattgttatatttaaattatagttTCTGGATATCATTAGtaattaaagtatatttatatattgtactAGATAACAACCCCAGTCTAGGTGTTATAAGggtttatatcatatatatttaaactgtatCAACACCTCAGCACCATACTGTTtatctatctttatatatttgtgtgtacactgtgtgtgtgtgcagctggcCTGTTTCGGGGGCAGTACGTGGATCTTCAGTGCGTCTCGGGATAAGTCGGTGATGATGTGGGACTTTGCCGGCGGCTCGGAACCGATCCAGACGTTCCGCGGACACGAACTCGTCATTAACGGAGTCGCCGTCGGCCCGggtccactcacacacacaccatacatactatacacatcatacacaccacacacaatatatacaccaTACACAAACATTATGAGCCCTGTTTCTACAGAGAACGTTAGTGgtggcaattgattgcactggatttaatttagggggttcagagtacagggggctgaatacttttgcacgtcacactttttcacactgtttcagatttttatttgtgaTTACAAGTTTAAAACCATGTGTCGTTTTTGTTCCACTTttcaatgatgtgctactttgtgatggtttatcacttaaaatcccaataaaataaattttaagtttgtgacgaaatgtaaaaaaaagttcaaggggtatgaatacttttgcaagccactgtaaacagGCTTGTGTTTATATGACATCACAAACATGATGACATAAAAAAATGGTTTTATGTGTAGATTAATTTTTTAATGTGGGCTGAAGGCTTCTGATATAATCCCTTTAATAGAAGCAATAGTGGTGAGAGTGTGAtgctaaagtgtgtgtgttatttgtgtgtgtgtgttgtagatgGTTCGAGACTGTGCACGGGATCTCGTGATAACTCCATGTGCCTGTGGGACATCGAAACCGGAGCATGTTTACAGAAAAACACCATCTCACGCAACCTGGTAAGATCCCAGATTCATAAGTTAGCTAATAACAACCTGCAAGTATTTAAGTGTTGGAGCAAAAACAGAAGTCTAAGCAGTTTACAATACTGTAAATGAGAGTTCAGTTTATTGGGAAGACtagaacacgcctcctccgatacatgtgaagtcagactccgcctctttttgagctgctgctgatgcagcattaccgagtagcatcacagcactaacactcAGAGGAAACCGCAggaactcggttctgatacatcagctcacagatgcagccttgtgctcaTCCACATCACCCTACTGTATCTacagtacccacccagagagagcaaggacaactgtgctctcttagggctctggcagctgatggcaagctgcatgactgggattcgaaccaacaatctcctgatcatagtggcagctcttaagGCCGCTGGACCACTATTTTACTCCATATTTACAtaaattattagagttatttcctgaatattaatgtttataatgACATATATAACATAAACGATCAACAAGACTGCAGATAGTccatcactgtctctctctctctctctctctctctctctctctctctctttctctgtctgtctctttcttagGTAACTCATGTGTGTTGGGTTCCTGGAGGAACATCGATAGTTCAAACCTCAGAAGACAAAACCATCAGGTGAGGCTTCATCTGAGCTGTAACCTGCAGAATTAGctgataataatgtaataatatataaatattaataataatagtagatgATAAtaatgttatgtgtgtgtgtgtgtgtgtgtgtgtatgtgtgtgtgtgtgtgtgtgtacagggtgTGGGACAGTCGCAGTTGGCAGGTGACCAACACGTTTCCTGCTAAGCAGTACATCCAGACTCACTGTGATATCAGCCCCAACTGCAACCACCT from Astyanax mexicanus isolate ESR-SI-001 chromosome 22, AstMex3_surface, whole genome shotgun sequence includes:
- the wdr31 gene encoding WD repeat-containing protein 31, whose amino-acid sequence is MGKLQSKFRRRSDLYKAKEGAESAPVPQVVQFEPAHSDAVNCVTCLTSDLCVSGGIDQAVVVYDWRAGKPCRSFHGHNKEVTKLACFGGSTWIFSASRDKSVMMWDFAGGSEPIQTFRGHELVINGVAVGPDGSRLCTGSRDNSMCLWDIETGACLQKNTISRNLVTHVCWVPGGTSIVQTSEDKTIRVWDSRSWQVTNTFPAKQYIQTHCDISPNCNHLLSSSNGFQGQGCEATLWDLRQPGCKVVEYRGHLQTTACCVFLPPSIGSPPLVASASFDSSIKIWDQNTAACLCTLSLDGSGPLVSLAPCDSSSLLCASFNTGLHQLNLSRGAPSTLREIARF